From the genome of Fusarium keratoplasticum isolate Fu6.1 chromosome 11, whole genome shotgun sequence, one region includes:
- a CDS encoding MFS domain-containing protein translates to MPIKEIFTESVLAKYARTIKATPRDLMVNRSLLFSCAVYALAGLPTTWDQGSSSVVPSLPGFQKQFNVKSGAKASDIQNFISIIYIGYAVGAASSFFVNDRIGRRWSFRLYASIWILGQMIATASPGWAGLYTARIISGIGIGSLSVTGPMSIVELAPAEIRGLLTAWYTIAMGIALFTSVFCVYGIFLHMDPGRLQYQIVWFSPAIFMFFAILASFFICESPRWLMMVDKKDDAVSTLAKLRCLPTDHQRIEGEIQDIENSISGMGSSFVDIVKETFTVPSNLRRLQQALISYALAQLSGANSVTSYFVPIMSIMGLGGDSARSMFLSGMYGMSKFFFSIIASFFFIDALGRRRSLFVGIAMQLISHVYIGVFIKFHQEGPVSSGASHAAIAALFVHAFGYAVGLFVLPYIFGGELWPNRIRSFGGAVSQTFHWLFIYAVKYSIPSLLKTTDNWGAFLFFAGWCFLALIYVFFMVPEISGLSVEEIDYLFKGSWFNAYKRSRRGPVINSVESGDARSSIEPRGDKNSIVVKE, encoded by the exons ATGCCCATCAAGGAAATCTTCACCGAGTCAGTCCTGGCAAAATATGCCCGGACTATCAAAGCAACTCCGCGAGATCTAATGGTCAACCGGAGCCTGCTCTTCTCCTGTGCCGTCTATGCTTTAGCAGGCCTTCCAACCA CCTGGGACCAGGGATCTTCATCTGTCGTTCCGTCCCTACCCGGCTTTCAAAAGCAATTCAACGTCAAATCGGGCGCAAAGGCTAGCGACATCCAGaacttcatctccatcatctaCATCGGCTATGCTGTTGGTGCGGCCTCATCGTTTTTCGTCAACGACCGAATCGGTAGGAGATGGTCTTTTCGTCTGTACGCTTCCATCTGGATCCTCGGACAGATGATCGCCACCGCCTCCCCAGGGTGGGCCGGCTTGTACACAGCACGTATAATCTCTGGCATAGGGATCGGCTCACTCAGTGTCACCGGGCCTATGTCTATCGTTGAGCTCGCTCCCGCCGAGATACGTGGCCTCCTTACAGCTTGGTACACCATCGCCATGGGTATCGCCTTGTTCACGTCGGTGTTTTGTGTGTACGGCATATTCTTGCACATGGACCCTGGCAGGCTCCAGTACCAGATCGTGTGGTTCTCACCGGCAATTTTCATGTTCtttgccatcttggccagcttcttcattTGCGAATCGCCCAGATGGCTCATGATGGTGGACAAGAAAGACGACGCTGTCTCAACCTTGGCTAAGTTGCGATGTCTGCCTACCGATCACCAACGCATCGAGGGGGAGATCCAAGATATCGAGAACTCGATCAGTGGCATGGGCTCCAGTTTTGTTGACATCGTCAAAGAGACATTCACCGTCCCCTCCAACCTCCGCCGTCTGCAACAAGCCTTGATCTCATATGCTCTTGCTCAGCTGTCGGGCGCCAACTCTGTCACCTCGTACTTTGTTCCAATCATGAGCATCATGGGCTTGGGCGGTGACTCGGCTCGTAGCATGTTCTTGAGCGGCATGTACGGCATGTCCAAGTTCTTCTTTAGCATCATCGCGTCGTTCTTCTTCATTGACGCCCTGGGGAGACGTCGGTCTTTGTTTGTGGGAATAGCAATGCAGCTGATCTCGCATGTCTACATTGGTGTCTTTATCAAGTTCCACCAGGAAGGCCCCGTTTCGTCCGGCGCATCCCATGCAGCCATTGCAGCCCTCTTCGTTCACGCCTTCGGGTACGCCGTCG GTCTGTTCGTACTTCCTTATATCTTCGGTGGCGAGCTGTGGCCAAACCGCATCCGCTCCTTCGGTGGCGCCGTCAGTCAAACCTTTCATTGGCTCTTCATCTACGCCGTCAAGTACAGCATTCCCTCGCTCCTGAAGACAACGGACAACTGGGGAGCATTCCTGTTCTTCGCTGGCTGGTGTTTTCTGGCCCTTATCTACGTGTTCTTTATGGTTCCAGAGATCTCTGGTCTCAGTGTCGAGGAGATTGACTATCTCTTCAAAGGCTCTTGGTTTAATGCCTATAAGCgttctcgacgaggcccgGTTATTAACAGCGTTGAAAGCGGTGATGCCAGATCATCGATTGAGCCGAG GGGAGATAAGAATAGTATAGTTGTCAAGGAGTAA
- a CDS encoding HET domain-containing protein, giving the protein MDSETFTYTEIPQGGFFRLLKIYAGSANDPLVCDLFIAEIDTAPPYTALSYVWGDPTRSAEIICSNHICRIGQSLSDGLRRMRDADEDRIAWADAICINQNDNIEKGHQVDLMGVIYDKARDVLVWLGPDTTGSAKEAFRCIRTINNKIYTKTDLEEFIPTKEEMPYTYLAMKPEGASEYTDLTGNRYGRRSVLPSVFGANGKDCIGRLFSLTWFSRVWILQEVGIATEATAFWGDSSIDFAEIAEFIYNTFFSEEIKLLVGPETAAILSGAPLYALWNVWSTYEKQGNWMYRNPTLRAFHDQLALHCDFDFMLVMEASRYFNATNKLDHVYAFLGHPKAKRPGTDRTWLQANYSLSVEEQHRLLAVNIAQHSLNFLVQAHQTEESLRPEYGHPSWIPQWDRKMPSHADAFWEAWDATLRKAEQKPFKAQADGNKLTVSGYVIDTIDQFTRVMETSDFDSPKGSGHLIDLCWEIAAKKPSPYPKEKVNEAFASTLVCYYDSKDDEAGDGRNRVVEQFAGYCLRQNEVFYAAHLKPGRGFWSLDTVVRVGRMFDPAFKSYGTNRRFFNTVSHGFWGLGPKAMQKGDVCVLLFGADVPFVLRPTETTGEFKVVGQCYMYKFMDGEAIKQWRDRNHPQEDFVLV; this is encoded by the coding sequence ATGGATTCTGAGACGTTCACCTACACCGAAATCCCCCAAGGCGGATTCTTCCGCCTGCTCAAAATCTACGCAGGCTCCGCCAACGACCCGCTTGTGTGCGACCTCTTCATAGCCGAGATAGACACGGCTCCTCCATACACGGCTCTTTCTTACGTATGGGGGGATCCAACAAGGAGCGCAGAAATCATTTGCTCCAACCATATTTGTCGTATCGGACAGAGTCTTTCAGATGGACTGCGTCGTATGCGcgatgccgacgaggacCGGATCGCATGGGCTGATGCCATATGCATCAATCAGAATGACAATATTGAGAAGGGTCATCAAGTCGACTTGATGGGTGTTATCTACGACAAAGCCCGAGATGTCCTCGTTTGGCTGGGCCCAGACACTACAGGCTCTGCTAAGGAAGCATTCCGGTGCATACgaaccatcaacaacaagatcTATACAAAGACAGACCTAGAGGAGTTCATTCCcaccaaggaagagatgCCCTACACCTACCTTGCTATGAAACCCGAAGGCGCCTCAGAGTATACAGACCTGACAGGAAACCGATACGGCAGGCGGTCAGTCCTCCCCTCCGTCTTCGGTGCCAACGGCAAAGACTGCATCGGAAGGCTGTTTAGTCTCACCTGGTTCTCCCGTGTGTGGATTCTCCAGGAGGTCGGCATCGCTACTGAGGCGACAGCCTTCTGGGGCGATTCAAGCATCGACTTTGCAGAGATTGCCGAATTCATTTACAACACCTTCTTCAGTGAAGAGATCAAACTTCTCGTTGGGCCTGAGACTGCGGCTATACTATCTGGTGCGCCTTTATATGCCCTTTGGAACGTCTGGTCGACGTATGAGAAGCAGGGTAACTGGATGTACCGAAACCCAACGCTTAGAGCCTTCCATGATCAGTTGGCCCTTCACTGTGATTTTGACTTTATGCTCGTCATGGAAGCCTCGCGGTATTTCAACGCGACAAACAAGCTGGATCACGTCTATGCTTTTCTGGGTCATCCCAAGGCGAAGAGGCCGGGAACGGATAGGACTTGGCTTCAGGCGAATTACTCGCTGAgtgtcgaggagcagcaCCGGTTGTTGGCAGTCAATATCGCCCAGCACTCGCTCAACTTTCTGGTCCAGGCCCACCAGACCGAGGAGAGTTTGAGGCCTGAGTACGGACATCCTTCATGGATACCTCAGTGGGACAGAAAGATGCCCTCTCATGCAGACGCATTCTGGGAAGCCTGGGACGCCACTCTTCGAAAGGCAGAGCAAAAGCCTTTCAAAGCCCAGGCTGACGGTAATAAGCTAACAGTCTCGGGATATGtcatcgacaccatcgaccaGTTCACGCGAGTCATGGAAACCTCGGATTTCGACTCGCCCAAGGGGAGCGGTCACCTCATCGACCTATGCTGGGAGATTGCCGCGAAGAAGCCTTCTCCGTATCCAAAGGAGAAGGTCAACGAGGCCTTTGCTTCAACGCTCGTGTGCTACTACGACAGCAAAGACGACGAAGCCGGCGATGGACGGAACCGTGTGGTAGAGCAATTCGCCGGCTACTGCCTACGCCAAAACGAGGTCTTTTATGCAGCCCATCTCAAACCTGGACGAGGATTCTGGTCTCTCGATACGGTTGTAAGGGTGGGTCGTATGTTTGATCCAGCCTTCAAGTCGTACGGGACCAACAGACGGTTCTTCAACACTGTTTCACACGGGTTCTGGGGGCTAGGGCCGAAGGCGATGCAAAAGGGGGATGTTTGTGTGTTATTATTCGGTGCCGATGTCCCGTTTGTGTTGAGGCCGACAGAGACAACTGGAGAGTTCAAGGTTGTTGGGCAGTGCTATATGTATAAGTTTATGGATGGTGAGGCTATCAAACAATGGCGGGATCGGAATCATCCTCAGGAGGATTTTGTGTTGGTGTAG
- a CDS encoding Fungal-trans domain-containing protein: MLQANSRSRRQGPLRRRRVPGTRAHQACLNCKEKKLKCDDQNPACGNCKRLAISCLIQDPKSKKTRPRNYLEVLEGRVASLEGRDDRSSSGTTQSPLGPAVGCSNGSTPSTQLTPDNGEGTSDLSSRVGMLDFRTTQMEPQYLGSSSAFAFSRIINFSLSRDLPSEPALASLNNRHASPPSPCLLPDYEVALTLSNAYFKHIHPQYPFLHEPTFRAWEARHYGSSHDATEIGFSSSPLFFLNMVYAVASLLLPNTQSLAEQLYMSAQLFTDILSKDNLESIQALLCYAMYSLRSMDGPSLWKLSGLALRQCIELGYHRGIKRLAPTANPLQQEMRRRVFWVANGIDCTVALRLGRPLGIPIQEIDAEYPSDVDDSAITEAGITSPPRSHHSQPATTMSTAIHAPRAQTSNMVPAILASESYGQTWTPGWRKLHLHGQGKMMICPSSL, translated from the exons ATGCTCCAGGCAAACAGCAGGAGTCGAAGACAAGGGCCTCTCCGGCGGCGACGGGTTCCAGGAACGAGAGCCCACCAAGCATGTCTGAACtgcaaagagaagaaactCAAG TGCGATGACCAAAACCCTGCTTGTGGCAACTGTAAGAGGCTGGCTATCT CCTGTCTTATCCAAGACCCCAAAAGCAAGAAGACGAGGCCCCGAAATTACCTGGAGGTCCTGGAAGGCCGCGTCGCCAGCCTTGAAGGCCGTGACGACAGATCCTCTTCAGGCACGACACAATCTCCACTTGGCCCTGCAGTAGGCTGCTCCAATGGAAGCACCCCGTCAACCCAACTGACACCAGACAATGGTGAGGGAACCAGCGACTTGTCATCCAGAGTGGGCATGTTGGACTTTCGGACGACACAGATGGAGCCCCAGTATCTCGGTTCATCGTCTGCGTTTGCGTTTTCtcgcatcatcaacttctctCTCAGCCGAGACCTGCCCAGCGAACCCGCCCTGGCCAGCCTCAACAATAGGCATGCATCGCCGCCGTCTCCTTGCCTGTTACCAGATTACGAGGTCGCTCTGACGCTTAGCAATGCATATTTCAAGCACATTCACCCACAGTACCCTTTTCTGCATGAACCGACCTTCAGAGCTTGGGAGGCAAGACACTATGGTTCATCTCATGATGCGACCGAAATAGGATTTTCTTCGTCGCCATTGTTCTTCCTCAACATG GTGTATGCCGTTGCATCTCTTCTCTTACCGAACACTCAGTCTTTGGCCGAG CAATTGTACATGTCCGCTCAGCTCTTCACCGACATATTGTCCAAGGATAACCTAGAGTCTATTCAAGCCCTATTGTGCTATGCCATGTACTCTCTTCGCTCGATGGACGGACCATCCCTCTG GAAATTATCCGGCCTCGCACTGCGTCAATGCATCGAACTGGGCTATCACCGAGGCATCAAACGTCTTGCGCCCACCGCAAACCCACTTCAACAAGAAATGCGCAGAAGAGTCTTCTGGGTTGCGAATGGAATTGACTGCACCGTGGCCTTGAGGCTGGGACGGCCACTGGGTATCCCGATTCAGGAGATCGATGCCGAG TATCCATCAGATGTTGACGACTCTGCCATCACTGAAGCCGGCATCACCAGTCCGCCTCGGTCCCACCACAGCCAGCCAGCGACAACAATGTCCACTGCCATCCAC GCGCCTCGCGCTCAGACGTCGAACATGGTGCCTGCCATCCTCGCATCAGAGAGTTACGGGCAGACTTGGACGCCTGGCTGGCGGAAGCTCCACCTTCACGGCCAAGGCAAGATGATGATCTGTCCATCTTCTCTATAA
- a CDS encoding HET domain-containing protein, whose product MSPCKSCRGFAADDARGTLERLYKAAENGCICCDAVQQAVQQLLPEASSPDLKYILWTTKRRQRTDMLHPEDSSQWELNVRIEKEPFIIEHDILIHAVPELPSPWKSVPLFDDLPTSTDSDESSAFALGALKECLDNHSLCENAPDGFLPSRLVEVRETSVRVVDTHELDPAQAKYLALSHCWGPPESITAQLNDETYDEYTNEIPAAALPKTFKDAIAITRKLGYRYIWIDSLCIIQHNVECWIKEGSQMCQIYENSLVTLAAASSPSGQGGLFYNSPKIEITGTIPESGQKYRLFARFNFNHRFFDYPLMNRAWVMQERLLSPRTLYFTSQELVWECRSRNVCQCSPILGGFQAQVHGFPGNSKLQPAEAHLDTSALKSKWYEVVEIYTQLKLSHPGDKLMAIDGIAQYMAPMRESQHFAGLWADSFVPDLAWATDPFDEEKSRVPEWRAPTWSWASLETKIIWYAKETPSAPEAHFSVEKWPQHSEGMQPWTESCQDSQIVLRGILVETTVAEADAVVNSSPCLYQDCAEWVPSGDNTQDDEPLYCLRLLEAEDLLCSLVLRKSESQGQTLYQRHGLLLFQANPKNENEIWNTRDKPRSRWDRVKPRAGFPSWWVGGDLTSVTII is encoded by the exons ATGTCGCCTTGCAAGTCCTGCCGTGGCTTTGCGGCGGATGACGCCCGAGGAACTCTTGAACGACTCTACAAGGCTGCTGAAAATGGGTGCATCTGTTGCGATGCGGTCCAGCAGGCTGTCCAGCAACTGCTACCAGAGGCTTCGTCTCCTGACCTTAAATACATACTTTGGACGACTAAGAGACGACAGCGCACTGACATGCTTCACCCCGAAGATTCTTCGCAGTGGGAACTGAATGTGAGGATCGAGAAGGAGCCTTTTATAATTGAGCACGATATTCTGATTCATGCGGTTCCGG AACTACCCAGTCCTTGGAAGAGCGTCCCTCTCTTCGACGATCTACCAACGTCAACAGACTCGGATGAGTCAAGCGCCTTCGCTTTAGGTGCCCTGAAGGAGTGCCTGGACAATCATTCACTCTGCGAGAATGCACCCGACGGGTTTCTCCCGTCAAGGCTGGTGGAGGTTCGAGAAACGTCTGTTCGAGTCGTCGACACTCATGAGTTGGACCCGGCGCAGGCCAAATACCTCGCCTTGAGCCACTGTTGGGGACCACCCGAGAGTATCACTGCGCAACTCAACGATGAGACGTATGATGAATACACCAACGAAATCCCAGCCGCAGCGCTACCCAAGACTTTCAAGGATGCCATTGCCATCACTCGCAAACTGGGGTATCGGTATATCTGGATCGATTCACTCTGCATTATTCAACACAACGTCGAATGCTGGATAAAGGAGGGTTCGCAGATGTGTCAGATCTATGAGAACTCACTTGTCACTCTCGCCGCCGCTTCTTCGCCGAGCGGCCAAGGTGGTCTATTCTACAACTCTCCAAAGATCGAAATAACTGGCACCATCCCCGAATCCGGCCAGAAATATCGACTCTTTGCACGGTTCAACTTTAACCACCGATTCTTTGACTATCCTCTGATGAACCGCGCATGGGTCATGCAGGAACGTCTTCTCTCGCCCCGAACTCTATACTTCACGAGCCAGGAGCTTGTGTGGGAATGCCGTTCTCGCAACGTTTGTCAGTGTTCGCCTATTCTTGGCGGCTTCCAAGCCCAGGTTCACGGGTTCCCGGGCAACTCAAAACTTCAGCCCGCCGAAGCTCACCTGGACACTTCTGCTCTCAAGTCGAAATGGTATGAGGTGGTTGAGATTTATACGCAACTCAAGTTGTCGCATCCAGGTGACAAACTGATGGCTATCGACGGTATTGCGCAGTACATGGCACCGATGCGCGAGAGTCAGCACTTTGCTGGTCTGTGGGCAGACTCTTTCGTGCCTGATCTCGCCTGGGCAACTGACCCATTTGACGAGGAAAAATCACGGGTGCCTGAGTGGCGCGCGCCGACATGGTCCTGGGCCTCCCTGGAAACCAAGATCATTTGGTATGCCAAGGAGACACCAAGCGCTCCTGAAGCTCACTTCAGCGTCGAGAAATGGCCCCAGCACAGCGAAGGGATGCAGCCATGGACGGAATCTTGCCAGGACTCCCAGATCGTTCTTCGCGGTATCCTTGTCGAAACAACAGTGGCAGAGGCAGACGCGGTTGTCAATTCGTCTCCATGCTTGTACCAAGATTGTGCAGAATGGGTTCCTTCGGGCGACAACACTCAAGATGACGAGCCGTTGTACTGCCTACGGCTACTAGAGGCCGAAGATCTTCTCTGCTCCCTCGTGCTGAGGAAATCGGAATCTCAAGGCCAGACATTGTATCAGCGACATGGGTTGTTGCTGTTTCAAGCTAACCCAAAGAATGAGAATGAAATCTGGAATACCAGGGACAAGCCGAGGAGCAGATGGGATAGGGTAAAGCCCCGGGCTGGATTTCCTTCATGGTGGGTTGGGGGTGATTTGACCAGTGTTACTATCATTTAA
- a CDS encoding AcidPPc domain-containing protein, protein MGFFNRSKSPHPAGPSTRRQKRVHDPLPMSRRPTFGQWLKCTWLDILTMICMGAVGLGVYEAKPAPSRSFPVTFSDGEIVFPEFGYPLRDEIIPIWLAAFLASIIPIFIILVMQIRIRSFWDVNNAVIGLLYSLICAAVFQVFVKWLIGGLRPHFLDVCKPDLSRATNQGYNEKGFLKLYYTREICTGDPDQIDDSLESMPSGHTTAAFAGFVYLYLYLNAKLKVFSNYHPSMWKLIAIYAPILGACLIGGALTIDEFHNWYDVFAGAVIGTVMAFSAYRMTYAAVWDWRYNHIPLNRGAPFMYADGRAELIDAVFTHRAGWGAHGGSAVGHGYKGDGGEGMHGNGYHHSSHIPRRPVGNGARAEDMV, encoded by the exons ATGGGCTTCTTCAACAGGTCCAAGTCGCCGCACCCGGCCGGCCCCTCGACCAGACGCCAAAAGCGCGTCCACGATCCGCTACCAATGTCGAGGCGACCGACTTTCGGTCAGTGGCTCAAGTGCACCTGGCTGGACATTCTTACCATGATCTGCATGGGTgctgttggccttggt GTCTACGAAGCCAAGCCTGCCCCCTCGAGATCATTCCCCGTTACATTTTCCGACGGCGAGATTGTCTTTCCCGAATTCGGATATCCTCTTCGCGATGAGATTATCCCCATTTGGCTCGCCGCCTTCCTTGCCAGcatcatccccatcttcatcattctTGTGATGCAGATCCGCATTCGATCTTTTTGGGACGTCAACAACGCTGTTATCGGTCTTCTATACTCTCTCATCTGCGCCGCCGTCTTCCAGGTCTTTGTCAAGTGGCTCATCGGCGGCCTGCGACCTCATTTCCTCGACGTGTGCAAGCCGGATCTGTCACGCGCAACCAACCAGGGTTACAATGAGAAGGGCTTCCTTAAGCTTTACTACACGCGAGAGATTTGCACTGGCGACCCTGACCAGATCGATGATAGTCTCGAGTCGATGCCTAGTGGCCACACCACTGCCGCCTTTGCTGGCTTCGTCTATCTGTACCTGTACCTGAACGCgaagctcaaggtctttTCCAACTACCACCCTTCCATGTGGaagctcatcgccatctacgCTCCCATTCTCGGTGCCTGCCTCATCGGTGGAGCCCTCACCATTGACGAGTTCCACAACTGGTACGATGTTTTCGCAGGTGCCGTCATTGGCACTGTCATGGCTTTCTCAGCATACCGCATGACTTATGCCGCTGTCTGGGACTGGAGATACAACCACATCCCCCTCAACCGTGGTGCTCCTTTTATGTACGCTGACGGCCGAGCTGAGTTGATCGATGCGGTCTTCACGCACAGGGCTGGCTGGGGAGCCCATGGCGGAAGTGCTGTTGGACATGGATACAAgggcgatggaggagagggcATGCATGGAAATGGTTATCATCACTCGTCCCACATTCCTCGACGGCCTGTTGGCAATGGTGCGAGGGCTGAGGATATGGTGTGA
- a CDS encoding Cas1-AcylT domain-containing protein, with product MLAAVQSSGVALGRILPLAVTLVVILGIVINQLNLSDDPYRCNALLHEGSWLNAPDNNGSRAPFTNWQPKGCMLHKYKKEEIADCMEGRHMLFFGDSTTRQIFYGMARLLDADKANDARKNSNKHGIHDMDFGGVRLVQVWDPLMKPGNATDMIEDQLALYRQERLNPLPVKKQKAPAFIFMGVGIWFAARFEEGVSLEKFKTTFQNVSAIVQNKDFAPFGSRPMDPRDGIGSEMFLAPVAPPFYDEMPDYRKTGIASNPGEIEAIDEYLETMEETSGIPMLWSYPALSQDQMGVMQDLENGFHVIDSVSEIKAQILLNLRCNAKIDAKKGYPYDRTCCTDYGPKSWIQIVIVALGILYVGAAALFEILALMSKQVPKLSIFNADVATFVTGLLACYWADRTQSFAKGSKEYVTFEFNLLTALCFIAGFAFLAKSKPPPARPGSQTPAPATLDDMKPLSRDQTDEWKGWMQAIILVYHWTGASRDLNIYVGVRLLVAAYLFQTGYGHAVFFSTKKDFSFKRVAAVLLRLNLLSCALPFIMNTDYMFYYFAPLVSFWFVIIYALFAIGKKYNDNTYALVVKIIISAAICPGVMLWTPVLEWVFAILSLVFRINWDLHEWQFRLGLDGIIVYVGILMGIASVRTKAYNLILTKSYGIAGIAGILSMPVYWWVAVSHAEKKQDYTKLHPIFSFIPIMGFIAARNISPVARTWYSRSFGWLGKCSLETFTLQFHILLAADTKGVLLLDIFHGDGGLLSDRWRALVVIVPIFLWISSRVADATGGMVKLLTAQWTTETQDDEQFDLENKADAEPLMSSSLFSSLAPLTRHMPSKSSWANNLKVRMVGLLVLLWALNLFY from the exons ATGCTCGCCGCTGTTCAATCCTCGGGCGTCGCCCTTGGTCGCATTCTGCCCTTGGCCGTGACGCTGGTCGTCATCCTGGGCATTGTCATCAATCAGCTCAACCTCAGCGACGACCCTTATCGGTGCAACGCCCTGCTTCACGAGGGAAGCTGGCTGAATGCGCCCGATAACAATGGCAGCCGGGCGCCTTTCACCAACTGGCAGCCCAAGGGCTGCATGCTGCACAagtacaagaaggaggagattgccgaCTGCATGGAGGGACGACACATGCTCTTCTTTGGCGATTCGACCACGCGACAGATCTTTTATGGAATGGCCAGGTTG CTCGACGCCGACAAAGCCAACGATGCGCGAAAGAACAGCAACAAGCATGGCATCCACGACATGGACTTTGGCGGAGTCCGTCTGGTCCAGGTCTGGGATCCCCTCATGAAGCCCGGCAACGCCACCGACATGATTGAGGACCAGCTCGCCCTGTACCGCCAGGAGAGGCTCAACCCATTGCCCgtcaagaagcaaaaggcaCCGGCCTTCATCTTTATGGGCGTCGGAATCTGGTTCGCCGCCCGATTCGAGGAGGGTGTCTCGCTCGAAAAGTTCAAGACAACCTTCCAGAACGTCTCAGCCATTGTTCAGAACAAGGACTTTGCTCCCTTCGGCTCTCGACCCATGGACCCCCGCGATGGCATCGGTTCCGAGATGTTCCTCGCTCCCGTTGCGCCGCCCTTTTACGACGAGATGCCCGATTACCGCAAGACTGGCATTGCCTCGAACCCCGGCGAGATCGAAGCCATCGACGAATACCTCGAGACGATGGAAGAAACATCTGGCATCCCCATGCTCTGGTCGTACCCTGCCCTCTCGCAAGACCAGATGGGTGTCATGCAGGACCTCGAGAACGGCTTCCACGTTATTGACTCCGTctccgagatcaaggctcaGATCCTCCTGAACCTGCGATGCAATGCCAAGATTGATGCTAAGAAGGGATACCCCTACGACCGCACTTGCTGCACCGACTACGGCCCCAAGTCTTGGATCCAGATCGTCATTGTTGCCCTCGGTATTCTTTACGtcggcgctgctgctctgtTTGAGATCCTCGCCCTCATGTCCAAGCAGGTGCCCAAGCTGTCCATCTTCAATGCCGACGTTGCCACCTTTGTTACCGGCCTCCTCGCCTGCTACTGGGCTGATCGCACCCAGTCTTTCGCCAAGGGCTCCAAGGAGTATGTCACCTTTGAGTTCAATCTGCTTACCGCCCTGTGCTTCATCGCTGGCTTTGCCTTCCTTGCCAAGTCTAAGCCTCCGCCTGCCAGGCCCGGATCCCAGACTCCTGCTCCGGCGACTCTTGATGACATGAAGCCTCTGTCCCGCGACCAGACCGACGAGTGGAAGGGCTGGATGCAGGCTATTATCCTGGTCTACCACTGGACTGGTGCTTCTCGCGACCTCAACATCTATGTTGGAGTTCGTCTTCTTGTTGCGGCTTATCTCTTCCAGACTGGTTACGGACAtgccgtcttcttcagcaccaagaaggactttTCTTTCAAGCGTGTTGCCGCCGTGCTTCTGCGACTGAACCTCCTCAGCTGCGCTCTTCCGTTCATCATGAACACCGACTACATGTTCTATTACTTTGCGCCCCTTGTTAGCTTCTGGTTCGTCATCATCTATGCCCTGTTCGCCATCGGCAAGAAGTACAACGACAACACATACGCCCTGGTCGTCAAGATTATCATCTCCGCCGCCATCTGCCCCGGAGTGATGCTCTGGACGCCTGTTCTCGAATGGGTTTTTGCCATTCTGAGCCTCGTCTTCCGAATCAACTGGGATCTTCACGAGTGGCAGTTCCGCCTGGGCCTggatggcatcatcgtctACGTCGGAATCCTCATGGGCATTGCCTCCGTCCGAACCAAGGCCTACAACCTGATCCTCACCAAGTCGTATGGCATTGCTGGAATCGCTGGTATTCTCTCCATGCCCGTGTACTGGTGGGTCGCCGTGAGCcacgccgagaagaagcaggacTACACCAAGCTGCACCCCATCTTCTCTTTTATCCCCATCATGGGTTTCATCGCCGCCCGCAACATTTCTCCCGTTGCCCGAACGTGGTACTCTCGATCCTTCGGCTGGCTCGGCAAGTGCTCCCTCGAGACGTTTACCCTTCAGTTCCATATCCTCCTGGCCGCCGACACCAAGGgcgttctccttctcgacatCTTCCACGGCGATGGTGGCCTTCTCAGCGACCGATGGAGAGCTCTTGTTGTCATTGTTCCCATCTTCCTGTGGATCAGCTCCCGCGTCGCGGATGCCACGGGCGGCATGGTCAAGCTTCTGACTGCTCAATGGACTACCGAGACGCAAGACGATGAGCAGTTCGACCTGGAGAACAAGGCTGATGCCGAGCCTCTCATGAGCAGCTCGCTGTTCTCTAGCCTGGCGCCGCTTACCCGGCACATGCCTTCCAAGTCTTCTTGGGCCAACAACCTCAAGGTTCGCATggttggccttcttgtcctcctttGGGCATTGAACCTG TTTTATTAA